One window of Bacillus solimangrovi genomic DNA carries:
- a CDS encoding S-layer homology domain-containing protein, which translates to MKKSIMIGVTLLALCMGQTVQASGITESTPLVAAATKKANIQLSDSNGHWAQSDIEFMVEQGVIGGFPDGTFRPNDTITRAQFSKILAGLMGVESNTKSFSDVKGHWAEANINGLVNEGVIEKIEYPNRFEPNKEITRLEISKMVARGLAEESLLWKDVLEGFGTLEAIKLPFKDQDEMNISDMPYIALANSSGIVGGYQDGTFKVNRSATRAEATVMLKRYLDAKNKKPVLSELLEKFKGEPNLHQFSKAELEKYIDKEADLERLRNTPIENKWHPTLAKSNTFMVESLGFNRVNDSYFESASGFMKINENRDYRTIGQEFINDIRYYFKSPFTYKEKHYSEHELVDLFDVFLQETKEEKRISESLYVSDPSMVHQKYEGMRVTNRVRGTQYIRYTSGTNLPEGVKLNKWYKRDVDVVLINGATRREYITWDFAMNGFKEIDAITSYKEVK; encoded by the coding sequence ATGAAAAAAAGCATAATGATTGGAGTTACACTATTAGCTCTATGTATGGGACAAACTGTACAAGCATCAGGTATCACAGAATCAACGCCATTAGTAGCGGCTGCAACGAAAAAAGCAAATATTCAATTGAGTGATAGTAATGGACACTGGGCGCAAAGTGACATTGAGTTTATGGTTGAACAAGGTGTAATCGGAGGGTTTCCTGACGGGACGTTCAGACCAAACGATACAATCACTAGAGCTCAGTTTAGTAAAATTCTTGCTGGGTTAATGGGAGTTGAAAGCAACACGAAGTCGTTTAGTGATGTAAAAGGACACTGGGCTGAAGCCAACATCAACGGTTTAGTGAATGAAGGAGTCATTGAAAAGATTGAATACCCTAATAGGTTTGAGCCAAACAAGGAAATTACACGTCTTGAGATCAGTAAAATGGTTGCAAGAGGTCTTGCTGAAGAAAGTTTACTTTGGAAGGATGTATTAGAAGGTTTCGGAACACTTGAAGCTATTAAACTACCATTTAAAGACCAAGACGAAATGAATATATCGGACATGCCTTACATTGCATTAGCAAATAGTTCAGGCATCGTTGGCGGTTATCAAGATGGAACGTTTAAGGTAAACCGTTCAGCAACTAGAGCAGAAGCAACAGTAATGTTGAAGCGTTACTTAGATGCGAAGAACAAAAAGCCTGTATTAAGTGAGTTATTAGAGAAGTTTAAAGGTGAGCCAAACCTTCATCAGTTCTCTAAAGCAGAGTTAGAAAAGTATATTGATAAAGAAGCAGATTTAGAGCGTTTGAGAAATACACCGATTGAGAATAAATGGCATCCAACCTTAGCAAAATCAAATACATTTATGGTTGAATCTTTAGGATTCAATAGGGTAAATGACAGTTACTTCGAAAGTGCTTCGGGATTTATGAAGATTAATGAAAATCGTGATTATAGAACAATTGGACAAGAGTTTATTAATGATATCCGTTACTATTTTAAATCGCCATTTACTTATAAGGAAAAGCATTACTCAGAGCATGAATTAGTGGATTTATTTGATGTATTTTTACAAGAAACAAAAGAGGAAAAACGGATTTCAGAAAGTCTCTATGTATCAGATCCATCTATGGTTCATCAAAAATATGAAGGTATGAGAGTTACTAACAGAGTAAGAGGAACTCAATACATTCGTTACACATCTGGAACCAATTTACCAGAGGGTGTGAAGTTGAACAAGTGGTATAAAAGGGACGTTGATGTAGTGTTAATAAATGGTGCAACTAGGAGAGAATATATTACATGGGATTTTGCGATGAATGGTTTTAAAGAAATAGACGCTATTACATCGTATAAAGAAGTCAAATAA
- a CDS encoding GNAT family N-acetyltransferase yields MQKLESNVKFLQSDRLFLRPLEEDDLDLFYEKALWEQEGRRLTGSQTVFTRSSVQSWFENVSLDSTRIDLLICLQATNAPIGEMAMLDIDHRNQKAVVRISIFDNDYLGKGFGTEAMSLLVAYGFDILNLHRVGLDVFSYNERAINSYKKLGFKQEGVIRDSLFYNGQFHDSIMMGVLRHEFVKCT; encoded by the coding sequence ATGCAAAAACTTGAATCAAATGTTAAATTTCTACAAAGTGATCGGTTATTTTTAAGACCGCTAGAGGAAGATGACTTAGACTTATTTTATGAAAAAGCATTATGGGAGCAAGAGGGAAGAAGATTAACAGGTTCACAAACGGTGTTCACCCGCTCAAGTGTACAAAGTTGGTTCGAGAATGTTTCATTAGATAGTACGAGAATTGATCTGCTCATTTGTTTGCAAGCAACGAATGCACCGATCGGAGAGATGGCGATGCTTGATATTGACCATCGAAACCAAAAAGCAGTCGTAAGAATATCGATCTTCGATAACGATTATTTAGGGAAGGGATTCGGAACAGAAGCGATGTCGTTATTAGTGGCATATGGATTTGACATCTTAAATCTACACAGAGTTGGTTTGGATGTCTTCTCATACAATGAACGAGCGATTAATTCTTATAAAAAGTTAGGGTTCAAGCAAGAAGGAGTAATAAGAGATAGCCTCTTTTATAATGGGCAGTTCCATGACTCGATTATGATGGGAGTGCTACGACATGAATTTGTAAAATGTACGTGA
- a CDS encoding FusB/FusC family EF-G-binding protein has translation MKPFIQPYQYHFIHKQMQTLLNAQSASNDESVLRALRTMATERLLEIVADGSDEQQQFVQALAEVDNTEKAEKLLAQLRSYVIPFEVTEQEIKKLFPKVKKLRVPHLAEFDMFTRSYVNWFDSGTNKTFLVTRMNQKLVGLQGTLTRINEKGICTLCNGYEEVGILLVEEKGKQLGTYTKRGNYICTDGEKCNQNITSLERIHGFIERLKK, from the coding sequence ATGAAACCTTTTATACAACCGTATCAATATCATTTCATTCATAAGCAAATGCAAACTCTTTTAAATGCACAATCCGCTAGTAATGATGAAAGTGTCTTACGAGCTTTACGAACAATGGCGACAGAAAGGCTGCTTGAAATTGTTGCGGATGGTTCAGATGAACAGCAGCAGTTCGTTCAAGCACTTGCAGAAGTGGATAATACAGAGAAGGCTGAGAAATTGCTCGCTCAATTGAGATCATATGTCATACCATTTGAGGTAACAGAACAGGAAATTAAGAAACTGTTTCCAAAGGTGAAGAAATTAAGAGTCCCACATTTAGCTGAGTTCGATATGTTTACCCGTTCATATGTAAACTGGTTTGATAGCGGTACGAATAAAACATTTCTTGTAACGAGAATGAACCAGAAGTTAGTAGGTTTACAAGGAACATTAACTCGTATAAACGAGAAAGGAATTTGTACGTTATGCAATGGGTATGAGGAAGTCGGAATCCTTCTAGTTGAAGAGAAGGGCAAACAGTTAGGTACGTACACGAAGAGAGGAAACTATATTTGTACCGATGGTGAGAAATGCAATCAAAACATAACGTCATTGGAACGAATACATGGATTTATAGAACGATTGAAGAAGTGA
- a CDS encoding CD3324 family protein, producing MNYVKANAVLPQELIKEIQKYVQGETIYIPKPKANHKKWGTRSGARTLIADRNASIKQGFKDGNSIEQLAEQYFLAVETIKKIVYSK from the coding sequence ATGAACTATGTGAAAGCAAATGCGGTATTACCGCAAGAACTAATAAAAGAAATTCAGAAGTACGTTCAAGGAGAAACTATTTATATTCCGAAACCTAAAGCGAACCATAAAAAATGGGGAACACGTTCGGGAGCGAGAACGTTGATTGCAGATCGGAATGCATCTATTAAACAAGGGTTTAAAGATGGAAACTCAATTGAACAATTAGCTGAACAATATTTTCTTGCAGTTGAAACGATTAAAAAGATCGTTTATTCGAAATGA
- a CDS encoding DL-endopeptidase inhibitor IseA family protein, translating to MKKIFMLFSSLTMSAFLLTACTSEVISTEDYSNLKQENEKLQEKNKEMNEEIESYKEQIEELKRLNEKILTSNNEVIKDDFRDLILDGQKRFFHVSNGGEVTEDKTFEYDGMVYRYLGDDLKTEDKLIAYLEVAYTPTMARELIKRKEIIEYNGWMAQPDADYGSLLEWDKLLYKGIELDGTSILLTLHVPFGDRGDFSEETVELKYEEGMGWLLNSHHYKEKH from the coding sequence ATGAAAAAGATATTCATGTTATTTAGCTCATTAACTATGAGTGCTTTTCTTCTTACAGCATGTACGAGCGAAGTAATTTCTACAGAGGATTATTCCAATTTGAAACAAGAGAATGAAAAGTTACAAGAGAAGAATAAGGAAATGAACGAAGAGATTGAAAGTTATAAAGAGCAAATCGAAGAATTAAAACGATTGAACGAGAAGATCCTTACATCAAATAATGAAGTAATAAAAGATGATTTCAGAGACCTTATCTTAGATGGACAGAAACGTTTCTTTCATGTTTCAAATGGAGGTGAGGTAACAGAAGATAAAACTTTTGAATATGACGGCATGGTTTATCGATATTTAGGTGATGATTTAAAAACTGAAGATAAGCTCATTGCTTATCTAGAAGTGGCTTACACTCCCACAATGGCTCGTGAATTAATCAAAAGAAAAGAAATTATCGAATATAATGGTTGGATGGCACAACCAGATGCCGATTATGGAAGCCTTCTAGAATGGGATAAGTTACTCTATAAGGGGATTGAATTAGATGGGACATCTATTTTGTTAACACTTCATGTACCATTTGGTGATAGGGGAGACTTTTCAGAAGAGACAGTTGAATTAAAGTATGAAGAAGGCATGGGCTGGCTTCTTAATTCACATCATTATAAAGAAAAGCATTGA